A stretch of Aureispira sp. CCB-E DNA encodes these proteins:
- a CDS encoding OmpA family protein — protein MNIKYLVLFLAIVVGLSSCVGKKKYTSLQNTLEASNKDVNRLTKEMSKLMKDLESCNAKLTAAKVDAKELNLRQEQIEDLKGQIEDLKKQRDQQYNTVGDLTVLSKSANENMKETLSQLEKKDKYIKYVQAARTKADSMNLVLAVNLKSVLREGIEDQDIEVKVDKTVVFINLSDKMLYNSGSYKLTPKASEVLGKIAKIVESKPNFEVMVEGYTDNDPISKECIEDNWDLSVKRSTSVVRELQMKYNINPDRLIAAGRGEHNTLVPNDSPENKAINRRTRIIILPKLDQFYDLLSPSSMPK, from the coding sequence ATGAACATTAAGTATTTAGTTTTATTTTTAGCTATCGTTGTAGGATTGAGTTCCTGTGTAGGCAAGAAAAAATATACCAGCTTACAGAATACCTTGGAAGCATCTAATAAAGATGTGAATCGCTTGACAAAGGAAATGAGTAAGTTGATGAAAGATTTAGAATCTTGTAATGCAAAATTGACGGCTGCAAAAGTAGATGCCAAAGAGTTGAATTTGCGCCAAGAACAAATCGAAGATCTAAAAGGACAAATTGAGGATTTGAAGAAACAACGTGATCAGCAGTACAATACCGTTGGCGATTTGACTGTCTTGTCAAAGTCGGCTAACGAAAATATGAAAGAGACGTTGAGTCAATTGGAGAAAAAAGATAAGTACATCAAGTATGTACAAGCTGCTCGTACCAAGGCAGATTCTATGAATTTGGTATTGGCTGTTAATTTAAAAAGTGTTTTGAGAGAAGGGATTGAAGACCAAGATATTGAGGTTAAAGTTGACAAAACAGTAGTTTTTATTAATTTGTCAGATAAGATGTTATACAACTCAGGAAGTTACAAACTGACTCCCAAAGCATCGGAAGTATTGGGCAAAATTGCTAAAATAGTAGAGTCTAAACCTAACTTTGAGGTAATGGTAGAAGGATATACGGATAACGATCCTATTAGCAAGGAATGTATAGAAGATAATTGGGATTTGAGTGTTAAACGTTCTACTTCTGTAGTAAGAGAACTGCAAATGAAGTACAACATCAATCCTGATCGTTTGATTGCCGCAGGTAGAGGGGAGCACAATACTTTAGTTCCTAATGATAGTCCTGAAAACAAAGCAATCAACAGACGTACAAGAATTATAATTCTTCCTAAATTGGATCAATTTTATGATTTGTTGAGTCCGAGTAGTATGCCTAAATAA
- a CDS encoding metallophosphoesterase, which produces MKIGLMSDTHSHIDEDVFKFFKDCDQIWHAGDIGNVETADRLEAFKPFRAVYGNIDGHELRARYPKELHFECGGITVWMTHIGGYPGKYPKYIHGRLKWYRPTLFICGHSHILKVMRDKELGTLHMNPGACGVYGFHRVKTLLRFSIINQQIKNLEAIELGLRGAIK; this is translated from the coding sequence ATGAAAATAGGCTTAATGTCTGATACGCATAGTCACATTGACGAAGATGTATTTAAATTCTTCAAAGATTGTGACCAAATATGGCATGCAGGTGATATTGGAAATGTAGAAACTGCTGATCGTTTGGAAGCCTTCAAGCCTTTTAGAGCTGTTTATGGGAATATTGACGGGCATGAATTGAGGGCACGTTATCCTAAGGAATTGCATTTTGAGTGTGGAGGTATAACTGTTTGGATGACGCATATAGGTGGCTATCCCGGCAAATATCCCAAATATATTCATGGTCGTCTAAAATGGTATCGCCCTACACTGTTTATTTGTGGGCACTCTCATATTTTGAAAGTAATGCGTGATAAAGAATTGGGAACATTACACATGAACCCTGGTGCTTGTGGCGTTTATGGATTTCACCGAGTAAAAACATTATTGCGTTTTTCAATTATCAACCAACAAATCAAAAATCTAGAAGCCATAGAATTGGGTTTGCGTGGTGCCATTAAGTGA
- a CDS encoding PAS domain S-box protein gives MKLPLKILWVKEADSTTAKGMALLESEYNVISTFAKTVSTFKDAVENEKFDVVIVQLPLSECYASVIGEVLKRQLTGIPCLVVGAITKQAKLEWIKAGARDCILADELELLPILVERQMILAAQHAATKLELERKEIEYAALFYNSPEAILIHDFKAIKQVNSAFLFQLGYWDEDELIGKEPLVTLIHPKDITLLNLTEGERTSESVVIIPDIRVLKKDGTYLKCDFRIVSMYWEGTWYSQIILQQLVNKKSIQAYLAAKEQSEMFLRHAEQVPGVIYQFQLFPDGTYCFPFVSSSVYKTHGITAQELMEDGTKYFEHMPEEDIELFREEGVRSRETLKNWNLDYRLIIPGKGVRWMRGTSTPVQMPDGSTLWYGYVADITKDKVASAALKDKEEQVRTIFKYAPDAIVILKIDGTIVEWNPKAVDIFGWTKEEAIGQLLYKLIGPERNYSKYKAFVNSYKRNGSGITLNQALEVCAVHKNGKEFSITMALSEMTLKGAQYFIGFISDITKRKNAAERLKESLLEKEVLLKEIHHRVKNNMQVITSLLSLQSSFIENEAVKEIFRNSQYRINAMGMVHEMLYQSDDISKINYGSYLKRLVEGLILAMKGTESPIGLELETPNISLNVDTAIPLGLIVNELVTNALKYAFPNEQKGSICVKLSCLEYPNFRLEIGDDGIGCFSKDILETTKSLGLMLVRRLAIQLRGSIRHLKTEKGTHYELLFQEVFQV, from the coding sequence ATGAAACTCCCTTTAAAAATTTTATGGGTCAAGGAAGCGGATTCTACTACAGCAAAGGGGATGGCATTGCTGGAAAGTGAATACAACGTAATCTCAACTTTCGCCAAGACAGTATCAACTTTTAAGGATGCTGTAGAGAATGAAAAGTTTGATGTTGTAATCGTTCAGTTACCATTGTCTGAGTGTTATGCGTCTGTTATTGGGGAGGTTTTAAAAAGGCAATTGACAGGGATACCTTGTCTTGTTGTTGGTGCAATTACAAAGCAAGCTAAATTGGAGTGGATAAAGGCAGGAGCCCGTGATTGCATCCTTGCGGATGAATTAGAATTATTGCCCATCTTAGTAGAACGGCAAATGATCCTAGCTGCTCAACACGCAGCCACTAAGCTAGAATTAGAGCGAAAAGAAATAGAATACGCTGCGTTGTTTTACAACAGCCCAGAAGCAATTTTAATTCACGATTTTAAAGCTATAAAGCAAGTCAATTCTGCTTTTTTATTTCAGTTAGGGTATTGGGATGAAGATGAGTTAATCGGAAAGGAACCTTTGGTAACATTAATTCATCCCAAAGATATTACGTTGTTAAATTTAACAGAAGGAGAGCGAACTTCTGAGTCGGTTGTCATTATTCCAGATATTCGAGTATTAAAAAAAGATGGAACCTACCTAAAATGTGATTTTAGGATTGTATCTATGTATTGGGAGGGAACTTGGTATTCTCAAATTATATTACAACAATTAGTTAATAAAAAAAGCATTCAAGCTTACTTGGCTGCTAAAGAACAAAGTGAAATGTTCTTGCGACATGCCGAACAGGTTCCAGGTGTGATTTATCAGTTTCAACTATTTCCAGATGGCACGTATTGTTTTCCTTTTGTGAGTAGTAGTGTGTACAAAACACATGGTATTACTGCTCAAGAATTGATGGAAGATGGAACGAAATATTTTGAACACATGCCCGAAGAAGACATTGAATTGTTTCGAGAAGAAGGGGTTCGGTCACGCGAAACGTTGAAAAATTGGAACTTAGATTATCGGTTGATTATACCAGGCAAAGGCGTGCGATGGATGCGAGGAACTTCTACCCCTGTTCAAATGCCAGATGGATCTACATTGTGGTATGGTTATGTTGCTGATATTACAAAAGATAAAGTTGCTAGTGCTGCTTTAAAGGACAAGGAAGAACAGGTGCGTACCATCTTTAAATATGCACCCGATGCTATTGTTATTTTAAAAATAGATGGAACCATCGTAGAGTGGAATCCCAAAGCAGTTGATATCTTTGGATGGACAAAAGAAGAAGCCATAGGGCAATTGCTGTATAAATTGATTGGTCCAGAAAGGAATTATTCGAAATATAAGGCATTTGTGAATAGTTATAAAAGAAACGGCAGTGGAATTACTTTAAATCAAGCCTTGGAGGTTTGTGCTGTTCATAAAAATGGAAAAGAATTTTCTATTACAATGGCATTGTCGGAAATGACCTTAAAAGGGGCTCAATATTTTATTGGTTTTATTAGTGACATTACAAAACGCAAAAATGCTGCTGAAAGACTCAAAGAATCTTTACTAGAAAAAGAGGTGTTGCTAAAAGAAATTCACCATCGAGTCAAAAATAATATGCAAGTTATCACTAGCTTGTTGAGTTTGCAGTCAAGTTTTATCGAGAATGAAGCTGTCAAGGAGATTTTTAGGAACAGTCAATACCGAATTAATGCTATGGGAATGGTTCATGAAATGTTGTATCAATCCGATGATATTTCTAAGATTAATTATGGTTCTTATTTGAAACGATTGGTAGAAGGGTTAATTTTGGCAATGAAAGGAACTGAAAGCCCTATTGGACTCGAACTGGAAACACCTAATATTTCTTTAAATGTAGATACTGCGATTCCTTTAGGTTTGATAGTGAATGAATTAGTTACAAATGCTTTAAAATATGCTTTTCCAAACGAACAAAAAGGAAGTATTTGCGTAAAACTAAGCTGCTTAGAGTATCCAAATTTTAGATTAGAAATTGGTGATGATGGAATTGGTTGTTTTAGTAAAGATATTTTAGAAACAACAAAATCTTTAGGGCTTATGTTGGTAAGAAGATTAGCCATTCAGTTAAGAGGATCCATTCGACATTTAAAAACCGAAAAAGGAACGCATTACGAATTATTGTTTCAGGAAGTTTTTCAGGTTTAA
- a CDS encoding flagellar motor protein MotB yields MNFKYLIVFLALGFGLTSCVGKKKYTSLQTTLEASNKDVDRLTKELSKMMRNLDECKAMASADAQELMLRQEQIKDLRNQIADLKKQRQQQYSTVGDLTVLSKSANENMKETLRQLEEKDEYIKYIQAARTKADSLNLALAVNLKSVLKDGIEDEDIDVQVDKTVVFVNLSDKMLYNSGSYELTDRASTVLGKIAKIVKAKPNFEVMVEGYTDNVPMNGKCVTDNWDLSVKRSTSVVRALQEEHNVDPNRLIAAGRGEYNALVSNDTSEGRATNRRTRIIILPKLDQFYELLNPKEMPN; encoded by the coding sequence ATGAATTTTAAGTATTTAATAGTCTTTTTGGCACTAGGGTTCGGTTTGACTTCTTGTGTAGGTAAGAAAAAATATACAAGCTTACAAACTACTTTAGAAGCTTCTAATAAAGATGTAGATCGCTTAACAAAAGAGTTGAGCAAAATGATGAGAAATCTGGATGAGTGTAAAGCAATGGCATCGGCAGATGCTCAGGAGTTAATGTTGCGCCAAGAACAAATTAAAGATTTGAGAAATCAAATTGCAGATTTGAAAAAACAAAGACAACAACAATATAGCACTGTTGGCGATTTGACTGTCTTGTCAAAGTCGGCTAATGAAAATATGAAAGAAACATTGCGCCAATTAGAAGAAAAAGATGAATACATCAAATATATACAAGCTGCTAGGACCAAAGCAGACTCTTTAAATTTAGCATTGGCTGTTAACTTGAAAAGTGTATTGAAAGATGGTATTGAAGATGAGGATATTGATGTTCAGGTTGACAAAACAGTTGTATTTGTCAATTTATCAGATAAAATGTTGTACAACTCAGGAAGTTATGAATTGACGGATAGAGCTTCAACGGTATTAGGAAAAATTGCTAAAATTGTTAAAGCAAAACCTAATTTTGAAGTAATGGTTGAAGGGTATACGGACAATGTGCCAATGAATGGAAAGTGTGTGACAGACAATTGGGATTTGAGTGTCAAACGTTCAACTTCTGTTGTTAGAGCGTTACAAGAAGAACATAATGTAGATCCCAATCGTTTGATTGCCGCAGGTAGAGGAGAGTACAATGCTTTAGTTTCGAACGATACATCAGAAGGTAGAGCAACCAACAGACGTACGAGAATTATAATTCTACCTAAGTTGGACCAATTTTATGAATTATTGAACCCAAAGGAAATGCCTAACTAA
- the ccsA gene encoding cytochrome c biogenesis protein CcsA, with protein MIEYIGEHLWVGQLGQFLIFLAFATAVLATISYALGTNEQNENQKKSWKTIGRAAFITHGISIISVIVLIFFMMINKYYEYDYVWSHVSDTLPFRYTFAAFWEGQEGSFLLWLFWHSILGFVLIKTAKEWEQPVMAVLSFAQIFFVFFILGLYFYGGDPESTSYAFLGNLYGRSGFVWLVLTTLFSVLIFRGPKHLQGVFKIAALLPTLVLLSLVLMGCYHLGEIRIGGSPFMLLRDVHFAPIFNTANYLESIEGTGLNPLLQNYWMTIHPPTLFLGFATTIVPCAYAIAGLWKGDHKSWMAPALKWALFSGAVLGTGIFMGGVWAYEALSFGGYWAWDPVENASLVPWITLVAGIHTTLVARATGYSTKSTYFFYLSTFFLIVYSTFLTRSGILGETSVHAFTEMGLEWQMIIFMGALAFFGTGFYAYRRKEIPAPKKEESAYSREFWMFVGALVLLFSSGLITVTTSIPVINALVVIEPFDTLVDWGVSLLSSVEGVVVLDSFYNFFVTLDGGNIAPPEDVVAHHNNFQLWIGILVALLSGVVQFLAYRKETMTGQYGERFSLYILGATLGSIALTVPIMWASGIVAWQYWLLVGCGIFAVITNTSYLLGVLKGNMKLAGSALSHVGFGLMLVGVVFSGALKHALADPFASQELDGLLGDLNKQTNKNILVPYGQTVQLTNGFSVSYTKNWTEGNAQYFELNFLKKDVDGNIVDRFITTPNVLHDTLPNRSLKFRAANPNTKHYIHQDVFTLAVPHWAFVDPEAEAKADTTSWQPKYIAVGDTFYTNRYYVIYRSNDTETYDHPDYKYEAGDIPVTAILDIHDINTKEVHEARALYYIRGRQQFNLPTKLDRLGLEFKLTNILPEEGKVLLQVKDKTPKREYVVVQALIFPGIQLVWVGCIMMMFGLLFSGLQRIKMKGTKRQANATDIEPLVELKQEA; from the coding sequence ATGATAGAGTATATAGGGGAGCACCTCTGGGTAGGGCAATTAGGGCAGTTTTTGATTTTTTTGGCTTTTGCCACTGCTGTATTGGCTACAATTAGTTATGCTTTGGGAACCAATGAGCAAAATGAAAACCAGAAAAAGAGCTGGAAAACAATTGGTCGTGCAGCATTTATAACACATGGTATTTCTATTATTAGCGTGATTGTTCTCATCTTTTTTATGATGATTAACAAGTATTATGAATACGATTATGTGTGGAGTCATGTCTCCGATACATTGCCGTTTCGATATACGTTTGCTGCTTTTTGGGAAGGACAAGAAGGAAGTTTTTTGTTGTGGTTGTTTTGGCACTCTATATTGGGATTTGTATTAATAAAAACAGCCAAAGAATGGGAACAACCTGTTATGGCTGTCTTGTCGTTTGCACAAATTTTCTTTGTATTTTTTATTTTAGGACTCTATTTCTATGGCGGAGATCCAGAAAGTACAAGCTATGCGTTTTTGGGCAACTTATACGGTCGCAGCGGTTTTGTATGGCTTGTATTAACAACCCTATTTAGTGTTTTGATATTTAGAGGTCCCAAGCATTTGCAAGGTGTTTTTAAGATAGCAGCATTATTACCAACATTGGTTTTGTTGAGTTTAGTTTTAATGGGCTGTTATCATTTGGGCGAGATTCGTATAGGAGGAAGCCCATTTATGTTGTTGAGAGATGTTCATTTTGCTCCAATTTTTAATACAGCTAATTATCTAGAATCTATAGAAGGAACTGGTTTGAATCCATTGTTACAAAACTATTGGATGACCATACATCCGCCTACCTTGTTTTTGGGCTTTGCCACTACTATTGTGCCTTGTGCTTATGCAATTGCAGGCTTATGGAAAGGAGATCATAAAAGTTGGATGGCGCCCGCTTTGAAGTGGGCTTTGTTTAGTGGAGCGGTTTTAGGAACAGGAATTTTTATGGGAGGTGTTTGGGCGTACGAAGCGTTGAGTTTTGGCGGTTATTGGGCTTGGGATCCTGTAGAAAATGCCTCTTTGGTGCCTTGGATTACTTTAGTAGCAGGTATTCATACCACCTTAGTTGCTAGAGCAACAGGCTATTCGACAAAGAGCACATACTTTTTCTATCTAAGCACATTCTTTCTAATTGTTTATTCTACGTTCCTAACTCGTAGTGGAATTTTAGGCGAAACATCGGTTCATGCCTTTACCGAAATGGGCTTAGAGTGGCAAATGATTATTTTTATGGGGGCTCTGGCATTTTTTGGAACAGGATTTTATGCTTATCGTCGAAAAGAAATTCCTGCCCCTAAAAAGGAAGAAAGTGCTTATTCTCGTGAATTTTGGATGTTTGTTGGCGCTTTGGTCTTGCTATTTTCTTCGGGATTGATTACGGTAACAACGTCAATTCCTGTTATCAATGCTCTTGTTGTCATTGAACCTTTTGATACTCTAGTAGATTGGGGAGTAAGCTTGTTGAGTTCGGTGGAAGGTGTTGTTGTTTTAGATAGTTTTTATAACTTCTTTGTAACATTAGACGGTGGAAATATTGCTCCTCCAGAAGATGTGGTCGCGCATCATAATAATTTCCAATTGTGGATAGGAATATTGGTGGCATTACTTTCTGGTGTCGTTCAATTTTTGGCTTACCGAAAAGAAACGATGACAGGACAGTATGGAGAGCGATTTAGCTTATATATATTAGGTGCTACACTCGGTAGTATTGCGTTAACGGTTCCAATTATGTGGGCAAGTGGCATTGTAGCATGGCAATATTGGTTATTGGTTGGTTGTGGTATTTTTGCTGTGATAACCAACACTAGTTATTTGTTGGGGGTGTTGAAAGGCAACATGAAACTGGCGGGATCTGCTTTATCTCATGTAGGTTTTGGATTAATGTTAGTAGGAGTTGTCTTTTCAGGGGCTTTAAAACATGCACTTGCTGATCCTTTTGCTTCTCAAGAGCTGGACGGCTTGCTAGGGGATTTGAACAAACAAACGAATAAAAATATTTTGGTTCCTTATGGACAAACAGTGCAGTTGACCAATGGCTTTTCGGTTAGTTATACTAAAAATTGGACAGAAGGAAATGCGCAATATTTTGAACTCAATTTCTTGAAAAAGGATGTAGATGGAAATATTGTGGATAGGTTTATTACGACACCGAATGTCTTGCACGATACTTTGCCCAATCGAAGCTTGAAATTCCGAGCGGCTAATCCTAATACCAAACATTATATTCACCAAGATGTGTTTACATTAGCTGTACCACATTGGGCATTTGTAGATCCTGAAGCAGAGGCTAAAGCAGATACCACCTCTTGGCAACCTAAATATATTGCAGTGGGGGATACTTTTTATACCAACCGCTACTATGTTATCTACAGATCAAACGATACAGAAACATACGACCATCCAGATTATAAATACGAAGCAGGAGATATTCCTGTCACCGCTATTTTGGACATTCATGATATTAATACCAAAGAAGTCCATGAAGCAAGAGCGTTGTATTACATTCGTGGACGCCAGCAATTTAACTTGCCAACCAAACTAGATCGTTTAGGTTTAGAATTTAAATTGACCAATATATTGCCAGAAGAAGGCAAAGTATTGTTGCAAGTAAAAGATAAGACGCCAAAACGAGAATATGTTGTTGTGCAAGCCTTGATTTTCCCTGGCATACAGTTGGTATGGGTTGGTTGCATTATGATGATGTTTGGGCTATTGTTCAGTGGTTTGCAACGAATTAAGATGAAAGGAACCAAAAGACAAGCAAATGCTACAGATATAGAGCCTTTGGTAGAATTGAAGCAAGAGGCTTAG
- a CDS encoding MarC family protein, whose translation MDFSLNQIVSVSLILFSVIDIFGSIPIIIDLKKKAGGHIQSGKATIVAGILMILFLFLGESILGLFHLDVQSFAVAGAIVIFLLGLEMVLGISIFKEDETLARSASVVPIAFPLIAGAGTMTTILTLKAAYDTSNIFVGIILNLILVFIVLKLSNWIERKIGRGGEAILRKVFGIILLAISVKIFRENLFTGI comes from the coding sequence ATGGATTTCAGCTTAAACCAAATTGTATCTGTTTCCTTAATTCTGTTCTCAGTGATTGATATTTTTGGTTCTATTCCAATCATTATAGATCTTAAAAAAAAGGCTGGAGGGCATATTCAATCTGGAAAAGCAACAATTGTTGCAGGCATCTTGATGATTCTATTCTTATTTCTTGGTGAATCTATTCTTGGTTTATTCCACTTAGATGTTCAATCGTTTGCTGTAGCAGGTGCAATTGTCATCTTTTTACTAGGTTTAGAAATGGTTCTCGGCATTTCTATTTTCAAAGAAGACGAAACTTTAGCACGCTCTGCATCGGTCGTTCCTATTGCCTTTCCATTAATTGCGGGAGCTGGTACCATGACCACCATTTTGACATTAAAAGCCGCTTATGATACTTCTAATATCTTTGTTGGAATTATTTTAAACCTTATTTTAGTATTTATTGTCTTAAAACTTTCTAACTGGATTGAGCGAAAGATTGGTCGAGGTGGAGAGGCTATTCTGCGAAAAGTTTTTGGAATTATTTTGTTGGCAATCTCTGTTAAAATTTTTAGAGAGAACTTGTTTACAGGTATTTAA